From a region of the Cololabis saira isolate AMF1-May2022 chromosome 8, fColSai1.1, whole genome shotgun sequence genome:
- the LOC133449481 gene encoding dnaJ homolog subfamily C member 11-like, protein MAASIEDDFEFNNQDYYSLLNVSKEATLEELKSSYRRLCMLYHPDKHRDPELKRQAEQLFNQVHRAYEVLTDAHARAIYDIFGKKGLEVEGWEVVERKRTPAEIREEYERLQREREERRLQQRTNPKGTISVGVDATDLFDRYDEDFEEMPGGGFPHIEINKMHISQSIEAPLTNTNTAMLSGSLSTHNGSGGGNINVTVRRVMSAKGWGEVEFGAGDILGPLIGLKVFRNVTPRCFLTAQCGLQFSPRGLRPTCSLMTARHLDQNTMGYLQWRWGPTSAMTTSVVRDTKSSHFTLALQLGVLHSYLMMSYQYKFQDEDQTKVKGSFKTGWFGTVVEYGAERKISRHSVLSATVSIGVPQGVTLKLKLARASQTYLFPVHLTDQLLPSAVFYATVAPLLLYVAIHRMVIIPFTKAQKEEELELQRISSATDIAKKKLEAESAVLLMQESVRRVIEAEESKMGLLILNAWYGKFVSDTSQKKEKAKVIDVTVPLQCLVKDSKLILTEASKAGLPGFYDPCVGEEKSLKLLYQFRGVMHQVISADTEALRIPKQSHRIEAEP, encoded by the exons ATGGCGGCGTCTATAGAAGATGATTTTGAGTTTAATAATCAGGACTACTATTCTCTACTCAACGTCAGTAAAGAG GCTACATTGGAGGAGCTGAAGTCTTCGTATCGGAGGCTATGTATGCTCTACCATCCCGACAAACATCGAGACCCTGAACTGAAAAGACAAGCTGAACAACTTTTCAACCAGGTTCATCGGGCCTATGAAG TTCTGACCGACGCACACGCCAGAGCCATCTATGACATCTTTGGGAAGAAAGGGCTGGAGGTGGAAGGCTGGGAG GTGGTGGAGAGGAAGAGGACACCGGCAGAAATTCGAGAGGAATATGAAAGGCTACAGCGAGAGCGAGAAGAGAGGAGACTGCAACAAAGAACAAACCCCAAG GGCACAATCAGTGTTGGTGTGGATGCAACGGACCTGTTCGACCGTTACGATGAGGACTTCGAGGAGATGCCGGGGGGAGGTTTTCCTCACATAGAAATCAACAAGATGCATATTTCTCAGTCTATAGAG GCTCCTCTGACAAACACTAACACAGCAATGCTGTCTGGTTCGCTGTCTACGCACAATGGGAGTGGAGGGGGCAACATTAACGTGACTGTGCGCAGAGTTATGTCAGCCAAGGGATGGGGagag GTGGAGTTTGGTGCTGGGGACATACTGGGACCTCTTATTGGGTTAAAGGTGTTTCGCAATGTCACTCCACGGTG TTTCCTTACAGCCCAGTGTGGTTTGCAGTTCTCTCCTCGAGGCCTGCGGCCGACCTGTTCTTTGATGACAGCGCGTCACCTGGATCAGAACACCATGGGTTACCTTCAGTGGCGCTGGGGGCCCACTAGTGCCATGACTACAAGCGTGGTCAGAGACACGAAAAGCAGCCACTTCACTCTGGCTTTGCAG CTGGGTGTTCTTCACTCCTACCTGATGATGAGCTACCAGTATAAGTTCCAAGATGAAGACCAGACCAAAGTGAAAGGCTCTTTCAA GACTGGCTGGTTTGGTACTGTGGTTGAATACGGAGCTGAGAGGAAGATCAGTCGACACAGTGTCTTGTCAGCCACTGTCAGCATTGGCGTCCCGCAGGGAGTCACACTCAAGCTCAA GTTGGCTCGCGCCAGTCAAACGTACTTGTTTCCAGTTCATCTGACGGATCAGCTGCTGCCAAGTGCCGTCTTTTACGCCACTGTGGCGCCTCTGCTGCTGTACGTGGCCATCCACAGAATGGTCATCATCCcgttcacaaaagcacaaaaagagGA AGAGCTGGAACTGCAGAGGATCAGCTCCGCCACCGACATTGCCAAGAAGAAGCTGGAAGCAGAGTCGGCT GTTTTGCTGATGCAGGAGTCTGTGAGAAGAGTCATAGAAGCAGAAGAATCCAAGATGG GTCTGCTCATCTTGAATGCCTGGTATGGAAAGTTTGTATCAGACACCagtcagaaaaaggagaaagCCAAGGTGATCGATGTAACGGTACCACTGCAATGCCTGGTCAAAGACTCCAAACTCATCCTCACCGAAGCCTCTAAG GCGGGACTGCCGGGTTTCTACGACCCCTGCGTAGGAGAGGAAAAGAGTCTCAAACTATTGTACCAGTTCAGAGGTGTCATGCATCAAGTCATCTCTGCGGACACCGAGGCGCTACGGATACCCAAGCAAT cTCATAGAATTGAGGCCGAGCCCTAG